Sequence from the Fulvivirga ligni genome:
GTTTCTAGAGTTATTCACCAGCAAGCCCCATAACTTCCTGCCCTCCCACCAGCGATCATAGGCGGAATTTACTCTGAACACTAAGAACAAACCGAGTACAATTCCTAACAAGCTATGCACAGCTGTGGTACTTTTAAAATTCCACTGAAACACTTCTAATACCAGATAAGCAGCCAAAAGTGAATATATGGCCATAAAAACCAAGGCCGGAAATAGCAGACGAACCACTTGCCTACTGTAAGAATGAAAGATTAATGAAAACCAGGTTTTGGGGTTGTATTTGATCATTGATTAAGATAATTAGTGCAACAAATTAAAACCAAGAAATTTATTTTCCTAAGCTGAAAGACATCTTACTTTGATTTTAAAAAATTAAATCAATATATTTATGATATCATTTTAATATCACTTTTATGAATCACGAAAACGAAAGCTCACCCATTTCAGGCTATATCATGTTACTCGTAGTGCTAATACTATTTTCAACCAGCCTGGCATTATTCATTGGCACCAAAAATGCGCTATTTATATTATCCACATTGGTGGCTCTAATTTTATGTCCTGGTTTCTTCTTTGTAAATCCTAATAGTTCGAGAGTACTAGTACTTTTTGGAAATTATAAAGGAACCGTAAAGAAAAATGGCTTCTTCTGGGTAAATCCCTTTTACAACAAGCAACACATATCACTAAGGGCCAGAAATTTTGATAGCGAAAGAGTTAAAGTGAACGATAAAGTAGGTAATCCGATATTAATAGGTGTTATCCTGGTTTGGCAGGTTAAAGACACTTATAAGGCTGCTTTTGAAGTAGATAATTACGAAGAGTTTGTTCGAATTCAAAGTGATGCTGCCGTCAGGAAATTAGCTGGCTTGTATCCTTATGATAATTTTGAGGATAATGATGCTGAGATAACTTTAAGATCAGGATTAGATGAAGTAAATCACGCTTTGGAAGAAAACCTAAGCAAAAGATTAAATATAGCCGGCATAAAAGTGATTGAAGCAAGGATCGGATACCTGGCCTATGCTTCAGAAATAGCCAGCGCTATGTTACGTAGACAACAAGCAACTGCTATTGTTGCTGCAAGACATAAAATAGTTGAAGGAGCTGTGAGCATGGTAGAAATGGCTTTAGATGATCTTTCTAAGAGAGATATCATTGAATTAGATGAAGAAAGAAAAGCCGCTATGGTAAGCAACTTAATGGTGGTGCTCTGTGCAGATAAAGATGTAACCCCCGTCATTAATTCAGGCACTCTCAATCATTAACATTTAATTATCAACACCTTATATCTAAATCATTAGAACAACAGCATTTGTTCATAATGTCTTAGTTTTGAGCTAAACTTTCGTCGGCAAAACTATGCTTAATGACTATTAACGATGAAGGCAGGGCTGCAACCCTTAATTAAATTTAACATGGCCAAGAAAAAACCATTTGTATTAAGGTTAGATCCTGAGATGCTCGCTAAAGTTGAAAAATGGGCTGCTGACGAATTCCGTAGCACCAATGGCCAGCTTGAATGGATGATTAATAAGGCCCTAAAAGAATCTGGCAGACTGAAAAATGATAAAAGTTAAATAAGAAACGATATCTTTAAGGAAATTGTAAACTATGTATAAATATATTTTATCCCTTCTACTAACCCTCTCATTTGTAGCAGCTAACGCTCAAGAAGACCACGTTATAACCATTCATCAGGATACACTGTATGGCAGTATTCAAATATTACTACCCACACCCCATAGTGAAGAAATTATTTTAAAAACTGATGATGGAAAGGACAGATATAAAGCTTATCAGTTTACAGAATTCACTTATGAAGGAGATACTTATGTGCCAGTGAAAACATCTACCAAGTATGCTATCATGAAGGTAAAAAAAGAAGGTTATTTAAGCCTATTAAGCTACAGAGCGGAGAATAACTATGATTTTGGCAACTTATATCTTCTAAAGAAAACCGGTGAAGGCACAGAACTGCCCACTTTTCTATGGAAAAAAGTAATGACTGACTTTTTAAGCAATTGCCCGGAAGTAACCACTAAAATTGAGGACAAGACTTATAAAAGAAATGACATTGAAGATATTGTTGATGTTTATAATAACTGCATCTTAGATCAGACTTCAGCTACTTATTCTGATAACAGCAAACGCGCAACACCTGCTAAGACGGCCACTCCCAACAAGGATAACCCAGCGGTAACTTTAATTTATACCATAAAGGGTAAATTAACAGCTTATGACAATTCAGATACGGAAGACATAATGGCTTTACTTACCGATATGGCTGAAAAACTATCAGAAGACGAAAAAATCCCTTCTTACATGATTGGTGCTTTGAATGAGCAAGCTAAAGAATTTAAAAGCATCGAAGAGGATATCGATCAGCTCGTGGAAATGATCAAAAAATAAGTAATAACAAACAATGAAGCGCTGATAGCAGAATGGAGCTCAATTACTTTTACACTATATTAATTATTTCCATTCTACTCATTATCAGCGTATTGACTGG
This genomic interval carries:
- a CDS encoding SPFH domain-containing protein, translating into MNHENESSPISGYIMLLVVLILFSTSLALFIGTKNALFILSTLVALILCPGFFFVNPNSSRVLVLFGNYKGTVKKNGFFWVNPFYNKQHISLRARNFDSERVKVNDKVGNPILIGVILVWQVKDTYKAAFEVDNYEEFVRIQSDAAVRKLAGLYPYDNFEDNDAEITLRSGLDEVNHALEENLSKRLNIAGIKVIEARIGYLAYASEIASAMLRRQQATAIVAARHKIVEGAVSMVEMALDDLSKRDIIELDEERKAAMVSNLMVVLCADKDVTPVINSGTLNH
- a CDS encoding Arc family DNA-binding protein, which codes for MAKKKPFVLRLDPEMLAKVEKWAADEFRSTNGQLEWMINKALKESGRLKNDKS